The segment CGCACGCGGCTGTTCGAGCGGTTGGCGCGGCGTCTCATGCCGGGCGTCATCGACATCGGCGAGGACATGGCGCGTTACGGCTACGCGACGGTGGTGGTCGACCTGCGCGGCTCGGGCGCGTCCTTCGGCAACAAGCGTGCTCACCTCATGCCGGACGCCGTGGCCGACGGCGCGCAGGTCATCGACTGGATCGTCGCCCAGCCGTGGTCGAACGGCCGCGTCGGCGCCACCGGGATCTCGGCGTTGGGGATGGCGGCGATGTGGCTGGCGACGTCGGGTCATCCGGCGCTCAAAGCGGCGGCGCCGCGCTTCAGCATCTTCGACATCTTCGCCGGCACGCATCCTGGCGGGTTGCTGCTGAAGAACCTCGTGGGTGACGTCGGCGCCCGCCTGCGCGCCCTCGACCAGAACCGCGTGCACGAAGGCGGCGGTGCGCCGGTGACGAACGCGCTCATTCGCCTGCTCGTGCGCGGCAACCGTCCCGTCGACGCCGATCGCGACCGTTCGCTGCTCGCGCATGCCGTCGCCGCGCGCGGCGACAACGAGTATTTCGACGAGACGATCGCGTCGAGCCGCTACCGCGACGACGGTCCGGTCGCCGACGGCATGCCGTTGCTCGACGCGCTGAGCCCGGCGACCCACGTCGACGCGATCGCGGGCGCGGGCGTGCCCGTCTACACCGTGGCCGGCTGGGCTGACTCGGCGTTCACGCGCGAGATGGCGAACATGTTCGCGACGCTGAGCCCGCGCGTCCCGGGCTGCCGGCTCACGATCGGTCCGTGGGATCACGGCGCAGCGCGGTTGCGCAGCCCGATGCAGGACAAGAGCCGTGCGCCCGACTTCGACTTCGCCGCCGACCTCGTGCGCTTCTTCGACCTGCACTTGCGCGACCGCGACTGGGGCCTGGCCGACGAGGCGCCCGTGCACTACTTCACCCACGTCGAGGAGCGGTGGCACGAGGCGGACTCGTGGCCGCCGCGTGCGATGCCGCAGGTGCTCTACGCGGGTGACGGCTGCCTGCTCGTGCGCGAACCGCCGGCGGGAGCGGGCGCCGACCGGCTGGTCGTGGCGGGCGACGCCGGCGCGGGGCGACACTCGCGGTACGCGTCTCCCGGCCTCGGGCGCGCCGCGACCGAAGAGCCGGTCGAGGCGACGCCGCCGGGTAGCAGCCTGCTGTATCGCAGCGACGCATTCGGCGAGGACACCGAGGTCACCGGGCATCCGTCGGTCACGCTGTTCGTCGGCTGCGACCGCGACGACGCCGCGCTGTTCGCCTACCTCGAAGACGAAGGGCCCGACGGCGCCCGCCGCCACGTGACCGAAGGGTTCCTGCTGCTGAGCCTGCGCGAGGTGCACGCCGACGCGCCGTACACCCAGGCGGGGCCGTGGCGGCCGATGCGGCGTGCCGACGAGGAGCCGATGAAGCCCGACGCCGTCGAGGAGATAACGCTGGACCTGCTGCCGGCGTCGTGGCTGTTCGCCACCGGTCATCGCGCCGTGTTGCGCGTCGTGGGCGCTGACCCCGCCAACTTCGTGACGCCGCTCGAGCCGGCCCCCACGCTCACGCTGCACCGCGGCGTCGACCGACCCTCTCGGCTCGTCCTTCCCGTCGTCGAAAGGAGCTGACCGTGCACGACGAACTCGCGTTCACGCCCGCGCTCGAGTTGGCGCGGCGCATCCGCGCCAAGGAGTTGTCGCCGGTCGAACTGGTGACGGCGTACCTCGAGCGCATCGAGGCGCTCGACCCGCAGATCAACTCGTACATCACCGTGGCGGCGGACCAGGCGCTCGCGGCCGCGGCCGACGCCGCCGAGGCGGTCGGCGGTGACGAGTTGCCGCCGCTGCACGGCATCCCGATCGGCATCAAGGACCTCATCGACACCGCGGGCATCCGCACGACCTGTGCCACCGCGGCGTGGCGAGAGCGGGTGCCCGCAGTCGACGCCGCGGTCGTCGCCAAGCTGCGCGCCGCGGGGTGCGTCATCCTCGGCAAGCACAACACGCCCGAGTTCGCGGGCGGCACCTTCACCGAGCCGCTCGCCTACGGCGCGTGCCGCAACCCGTGGAACCTGCAGTACTCGCCCGGCGGATCATCCGGCGGTTCGGGCGCCGCCACCGCCGCGGGATTGTGCGCGCTGGCCCTCGGCAGCGACGACGGTGGTTCGATCCGCATCCCGTCGGGGTGGGGCGGGCTCGTGGGCATCAAGCCGACGCGGGGCCGCGTCTCGGCCGCGCCGGAACCGTCGGCGCTGTACTACACGCCCGGCCCGATGGCCCACACCGTCGCCGACGCCGCCGCCATGCTCGACGCGATCTCGGGCTATGTCGTGGGCGACGCCTTCTGGGCGCCGGATCCCGCCCGGCCGTTCCTCCAGGAGGTCGGCGCCGACCCCGGCCGGCTCCGCATCGCCTTCACCACCGCAGGTGCCGACGGGGTGCCGATCGCGCCGGGTAACGCGGCCGCGGTGCACGCGACGGCGCAGGTGCTCGCCAGGCTCGGCCACGACGTGTTCGAGGTCGACGACTGGCCGGGGCGCGGCATGTTTCCCGACGACCGCGCCCTCGGGCTGCACGCGGTGTACGGCGTGCGCTTCGCCGCGCTGACCGACCACGGCGAGATGCCGCCGGCCGACACGCTCGAACCGGGCCAGCAGATGCTCACGATGATCGGCCGCGACGTGAAGGCGACCGACCTGTTCTACGCGTCGTACCTCGAGGGAAAGTCGGCGCGCCAGATCGTCGCGGCGTTCTTCGACCGCTGGGACGTACTGCTCACACCGGTGATCGCGTCGCAACCGACGACGATCGGCGAGATCCAGGCGGACCCGGCCAAGGCGCTGGGCCTGCTCCAGTCCATCCAGTTCACCGGGCAGTTCAGCCAGACCGGTCAGCCCGCGATCGCGGTGCCGGCCGACGTCGACGGCGACGGCCTGCCCGTCGGCGTGCAACTCGTGGGCCGTCCGGCCGACGAGGCCACGCTCATCCGCGTCGCGTCACAACTCGAAGTCGCACAGCCGTGGGCCGGCCGCCACCCCGCGCTGGGTGGTGCGACGACCTAGGGAACGTCGATGAGGCCGCCGGTGTAGCGGTAGCACGTGCACGCGTCGACGAACGCCAGCGGGCGTGCCTGGCGGGCGCCGTCGTAGCGGCCGGGACCGAACCGTGTGCCGAACGTCCACGGCGAGTCGTAGCTGGTGCCGAGCGTGTCGACCGCGGCCTTCAGTCCTGCGGCGGTGAAGACGGGCGACTTGTCGAGGGCGGCCTTGAGGAAGAACAGCCCGTCGCAGTACCGCTTGACCTCGTCGCCGTTGCGCCGCGTGATGGCGTAGCAGAGGTCCTCCGCCGGGTTGGTCCCGTGGGCGATCTCTTTGTAGAAGAGGTCCGAGGCCGGGAGCCACCCCAGCCCGATCGAGTTGTGGAGTTGTTCGGCGGGAGCGTTCTGCGTCACGAACGCCGGCACCTCGAGGCTGTTGAGCGCGTAGCGCGGGTTGTAGTTCTGCGAGTTGGCCGACGGCATGAACACAAACGGGATCGCCCCGCCGGTCGGCGACAGGATCACGTGGTTGATGCCCTCGGCCTTGAAGCGCAGCACGGCGTTGGACGCTTGGGTGAACAGCGCACCGACACCGGCGGCGGAATCGGGCGCATTGAACGCGACTTCGTCCGCGAGCTTGACGCCGTGCGCCGACAGGTGCGGCTTGATCACGTCGTTGGTGAAGTGGTGGTACACGCCGGTGTCCATCTCGACGAGACCGACCTTGGCGCTCGCGGCAAAGTAGCCCTGCGCGAACAGCGTGTCGATCCAAACGCCGAGGCGCTCGGCGCTGATCATGAAGGGCTGGAAGACCAGGCCCGGGTAGCGGTCGTACATCGTGTGGTCGAACAGCACCGCGGTCTGCGCGAGGAACGGCGTCCCCGACTTGGCGAGACAGTCGACCTCGTTGTCGGCGAGCACGGTGCCGATGACGGCGAACACCTTGTCGTCCTGCGTGAACGCGGTGCAGGCCTGCTCGGCTTGCGACTGGAACGTGCCCGCGGTGGGATCGGTGGAGTGATACACCGCCGTCACGGCGCGTCCGCCGATGCCGCCGTGCGTGTTGATCCACGACACGATCGGCTCGATGTAGGTCTTCCAGTCGTCGCCCGTCAGGTTGTTGGCACCGAAGGCGGCGTATGCCGCCGAGAGGTTCTTCGGATACCCGAAACCGATCTTGACCGATCCGTTCAGCGCGCTGTTGGGGGCGGCGGCCGGCTTCGGGGCCACCGCCTTGGTGTCGGCACCGGCGCCACCGGCGCCGCTCGTGCCGGCGGTGCCGCCGGCCGGATCTGTGGTCTCGGGGAGAGCCGTCGTGTCGAGGCCGCCGGTCTGCGCGTCGGCTCCGGTGCGCAGCGTCGCGCCGTCGCGCACCGGCGCGGCACCGGCGCGCAGCCGGGTGGTCGAGTTGCACGCCGCGAAGGCGAGGCATGCGACTGCGCACAGAACGACTCGAAGCGGCTTGACCACTTCGAGGTCGATTCGCGGGCTGCGCATGCGTGCTCCCCTCAGGCCCCCAGCGTGATTCCCCGTTAACGTAGCGGGTGATGGGGGTGGGGCGCGGTGCCTAGAGCCAAGGACAACTTCATCCACGTAGCGCGTTGAAGCGCGCCCGCCTCGTCGCCGGCGCCTTGGCGTTGGCCCTCGGGCTCGCGGCGTGCGCCGGCGGCGGTGGTCGTCGCGTCGATGTCAACGCGATGCTGCGGCGGGACGGCGCGACCGGGACCACCCTCGCCGGTGGCGACGCGACCCCGCCGGGCGGCGACGAGCCCCCGAAGACGGCGGCGACCGCGGCCAGTGTCGCGGCAACGGAATCGTCGTCCGCAACCACGGCGCGCTCGACGCGGGCCACCGCGGGGCGGTCGGCCGCGACCGGCGACGTCGTGATCGGCGTGCGCTACGCCACCGGTGGGGGCGCCGTCATCGGCAGCCTCGGCATCCAGGGCGTGTCGACCGGGGACCAGGAAGGCTTCGCGCAGGCGATGGTCGACCACATCAACGCCACGGGCGGCGCGGCAGGTCATCAGCTGCGGATCGTGTGGTCGCCATTACGCGCGTCCGACGCGCTCGCCAATTCCGCGGGCGCCGACCAGGAGACGTGTTCGCAGTGGACCGAGGACAACCACGTGTTCGCGGCGGTGTCGCCGATGTACAGCACCGCCACGTTGCAGAAGTGCCTCGCCCAGCGGCACGTGCCGTTCATCGAGGACAACTACAACTACTGGAACGGTGACGACAAGGCGATCACGCCGTCGTATTTCGTGCCCGCGTATCCCGACCAGCCGCGCCTGATGACCTTCTACGTGCAGTCGCTGCTCGACGACGGGTGGTTCGGACCGCACCCCAAAATCGGCGTCGGGCGGTCGTCGAACGAAAGCCGCGACCGCGCCGACGCCGGGCTGCGCAAGGCACTGGCGGCGCACGGACTCGCCGTCGCGGACACCGTCTCGTACACGACGCCCGAACAGGTGGCCGCGGGCGTCCTCAAGTTCAAGGCTGAGGACATCAACCGCGTCTTCGTCATCGACGGCTCGGGTGGCATCGAAGCGATGTTGTGGATGACCGACGCCGAACAACAGAAGTTCCGGCCGCTGTACGCCGTCAACTCCCAGACCGGCCCCGTGCTGTTGGCGAACAACGTGCCCGCCGCGCAACTGCACGGGGCGCGGGGCGTCGGGTGGCTGCCGACCGTCGACGTCGACGCGCCCGCGCTGTCGGCGGCGGACATGGAGTGTCTTGACCTGATGCATCGGGCGGGCAAGGAGACACCGGACCAGACCGCCATGCGGTTCGCCCTCGCAACCTGCGACGTCTTCCGTTTCTTCGTGGAGGCGTACACGCGAGGCCACGGCACCACCGCGGCGGCGCTCATCAGCGGCGCCGAGTCGATCGGAACCGCGTTCGTGCCCACGGGATCGTTCGCGGCGCGGATCGGGCCGGGGCGCCACGACGGCACAGCCCAGGCGCGCAAGCTGGCCTTCGACGACGGCTGCCGTTGCTTCCGCTACGTGAGTGCGCCCTTCGACGTGGGGTAGCCGCGGCCGCGGGGTACAGAACGTGAATCGTCGCTAACATCGGCCGTGTGCGGATCCGGGGCGTCGTCGCCTGCCTGTGCCTGGCGTTGTTGGCCTCGGCGTGCAACTCGACCACCCGCCTCACCGCCGCACATCAATCGGCGCCCCGCTTCGACGTCGCGGGCGGCAAGCCCGGCATCGCCGAGGACGAGATCACCGAGGACACGTCGCTCGACGGCGCCGACGCGTCGACCAGCGTCACCGGCGGCTCAACGGCGCCCGGCAGCCCGACTTCGTCGACACCGGGCCCGAAGGCCGCCTCGGCCACGCTGGCGATGGGTACCGGTGTCACCGCCAAGAGCATCCTCATCGGCGTCGAGACCGCGAAGGACATCAACGCCGCCACGGCCGCCGTCGGCGCGTCCACCGACAACCCCGAAGAAGGGGCGGTAGCGCAAGCGGTGATCAACT is part of the Acidimicrobiales bacterium genome and harbors:
- a CDS encoding amidase yields the protein MHDELAFTPALELARRIRAKELSPVELVTAYLERIEALDPQINSYITVAADQALAAAADAAEAVGGDELPPLHGIPIGIKDLIDTAGIRTTCATAAWRERVPAVDAAVVAKLRAAGCVILGKHNTPEFAGGTFTEPLAYGACRNPWNLQYSPGGSSGGSGAATAAGLCALALGSDDGGSIRIPSGWGGLVGIKPTRGRVSAAPEPSALYYTPGPMAHTVADAAAMLDAISGYVVGDAFWAPDPARPFLQEVGADPGRLRIAFTTAGADGVPIAPGNAAAVHATAQVLARLGHDVFEVDDWPGRGMFPDDRALGLHAVYGVRFAALTDHGEMPPADTLEPGQQMLTMIGRDVKATDLFYASYLEGKSARQIVAAFFDRWDVLLTPVIASQPTTIGEIQADPAKALGLLQSIQFTGQFSQTGQPAIAVPADVDGDGLPVGVQLVGRPADEATLIRVASQLEVAQPWAGRHPALGGATT
- a CDS encoding CocE/NonD family hydrolase, yielding MSDGTRLSADLYMPKGLPMGERIPALISQTIYGRGLEFRTRLFERLARRLMPGVIDIGEDMARYGYATVVVDLRGSGASFGNKRAHLMPDAVADGAQVIDWIVAQPWSNGRVGATGISALGMAAMWLATSGHPALKAAAPRFSIFDIFAGTHPGGLLLKNLVGDVGARLRALDQNRVHEGGGAPVTNALIRLLVRGNRPVDADRDRSLLAHAVAARGDNEYFDETIASSRYRDDGPVADGMPLLDALSPATHVDAIAGAGVPVYTVAGWADSAFTREMANMFATLSPRVPGCRLTIGPWDHGAARLRSPMQDKSRAPDFDFAADLVRFFDLHLRDRDWGLADEAPVHYFTHVEERWHEADSWPPRAMPQVLYAGDGCLLVREPPAGAGADRLVVAGDAGAGRHSRYASPGLGRAATEEPVEATPPGSSLLYRSDAFGEDTEVTGHPSVTLFVGCDRDDAALFAYLEDEGPDGARRHVTEGFLLLSLREVHADAPYTQAGPWRPMRRADEEPMKPDAVEEITLDLLPASWLFATGHRAVLRVVGADPANFVTPLEPAPTLTLHRGVDRPSRLVLPVVERS
- a CDS encoding ABC transporter substrate-binding protein, which produces MKRARLVAGALALALGLAACAGGGGRRVDVNAMLRRDGATGTTLAGGDATPPGGDEPPKTAATAASVAATESSSATTARSTRATAGRSAATGDVVIGVRYATGGGAVIGSLGIQGVSTGDQEGFAQAMVDHINATGGAAGHQLRIVWSPLRASDALANSAGADQETCSQWTEDNHVFAAVSPMYSTATLQKCLAQRHVPFIEDNYNYWNGDDKAITPSYFVPAYPDQPRLMTFYVQSLLDDGWFGPHPKIGVGRSSNESRDRADAGLRKALAAHGLAVADTVSYTTPEQVAAGVLKFKAEDINRVFVIDGSGGIEAMLWMTDAEQQKFRPLYAVNSQTGPVLLANNVPAAQLHGARGVGWLPTVDVDAPALSAADMECLDLMHRAGKETPDQTAMRFALATCDVFRFFVEAYTRGHGTTAAALISGAESIGTAFVPTGSFAARIGPGRHDGTAQARKLAFDDGCRCFRYVSAPFDVG